A window of the Paralichthys olivaceus isolate ysfri-2021 chromosome 5, ASM2471397v2, whole genome shotgun sequence genome harbors these coding sequences:
- the zwi gene encoding zwilling: MGNTSFTEGKTALSLGSTTIKRGKSKLAMGNSSITRGRSTTSLGSSTITSGKTKIALGSASFSRGTTTTSFRKAFFPKRKTL; the protein is encoded by the coding sequence ATGGGCAACACCAGCTTCACCGAGGGGAAGACGGCCCTTTCCCTGGGCAGCACCACCATAAAGAGGGGGAAGAGCAAGCTCGCCATGGGGAACTCCTCCATCACCAGGGGCAGGAGCACGACATCCCTGGGCTCCTCCACCATCACCAGTGGGAAGACCAAGATCGCCCTGGGCAGCGCCTCATTCAGCAGaggcaccaccaccacctcgtTTCGGAAAGCCTTCTTCCCCAAGCGCAAGACGCTCTAG